In a genomic window of Scyliorhinus torazame isolate Kashiwa2021f chromosome 5, sScyTor2.1, whole genome shotgun sequence:
- the LOC140419800 gene encoding uncharacterized protein: MEKPWTCGDCGKGFNYPSELETHQRNHTGEKPCKCGDCGKGFNYPSQLEIHRRSHTGERPFTCSMCRKGFTELSKLHMHMRVHTGEKPFSCSVCRKEFAQLSTLLTHRRVHTDKRPFQCSECEKSFKSRSEVLTHQRVHTGERPFTCSQCGKGFTQSSTLQKHQRVHTGERPFICSVCGKGFTQSSSLVEHQRVHTGERPFTCSECGKGFTHSSHLQTHQRIHTGEKPFTCSVCGKGFTQKFSLLGHQRLHTGERPFICSVCGKGFTRSSNLVTHKQIHRRQQGLDTAVIAAVNLTQD, translated from the coding sequence ATGGAAAAACCATGgacatgtggggactgtgggaagggattcaattatccgTCTGAGCTGGAAACCCATCAACGCAATCACACCGGAGAGAAACCCTGTAAGTGTGGggactgcgggaagggattcaACTACCCATcccagctggagattcatcgacgcagccacactggggagaggccgttcacctgctccatgtgcagGAAGGGGTTCACAGAGCTATCCAAGCTCCATATGCAcatgcgagttcacaccggggagaagccattttCCTGTTCGGTGTGTAGGAAGGAATTTGCACAATTATCCACCCTGCTGACGCACCgacgtgttcacactgacaagagaccttttcaatgttcagaatgtgagaagagttttaaaagcagaagtgaggtgctgacacaccagcgagttcacaccggggagaggccgttcacctgctctcagtgtgggaagggattcactcagtcatccaccctgcagaaacaccagcgagttcacactggcgagaggccgttcatctgctccgtgtgtgggaagggattcactcagtcatccagtttGGTGGAGCACCAgagggttcacaccggggagaggccattcacctgctccgagtgtggaaaAGGCTTCACCcattcatcccacctgcagacacaccagcgcatccacaccggggagaagccgttcacctgctccgtgtgtgggaagggattcacccaaaAATTCAGCCTGCTGGGACACCAGCGActgcacaccggagagaggccattcatctgctctgtgtgtgggaagggattcactcgttcctCCAACCTGGTGACACATAAACAAATTCACAGGCGACAGCAGGGGTTGGATACTGCTGTTATCGCTGCTGTTAATCTCACCCAGGACTGA